From Mycobacteriales bacterium, a single genomic window includes:
- a CDS encoding sugar ABC transporter permease: protein GPIRQFFSVTLPMLSPVVFFGTLLTLITSFQVFTQAYILTSGGPGDSSTTLVLEIYQEAFKYFRLGYASAIAWLLFILILIVTGVFHLLQKRWVFYEGDVRS from the coding sequence GGGCCCATCCGGCAGTTCTTCTCGGTCACCCTCCCCATGCTGTCGCCGGTGGTCTTCTTCGGGACCCTCCTGACGCTCATCACGTCGTTCCAGGTGTTCACCCAGGCATACATCCTCACCTCCGGCGGCCCGGGAGACTCCTCGACGACGCTGGTTCTGGAGATCTACCAGGAGGCATTCAAATACTTCCGGCTCGGCTATGCGTCGGCGATCGCCTGGCTGCTGTTCATCCTCATCCTCATCGTCACCGGCGTCTTCCACCTTCTGCAGAAGCGCTGGGTCTTCTACGAAGGAGACGTGCGGTCCTGA
- a CDS encoding carbohydrate ABC transporter permease — protein sequence MAMVQARKRRPEQWLLRLTGQVALNVGLYAAAALCLFPFLWMISTALKPEDNALTNNFFVGYTLTWSNFATAWDFFPFGRFMLNSAIMSIGGVIVVIVVSTTGGYAFARLAFPGRDRIFLAYIATLLVPATVTVIPLFLISRYLNIYDSYLGLILPISFSAFGTFLLRQFFRTLPEELSDSAKIDGAGEFRIFLTIMMPLVRPAVAVLAVFTFISDWGNFLWPLIVTQSQNMSTLELGLSTFQGEFGNYWSYMMAASTIAILPTVILVILLQKYLVKGLAFTSFGGR from the coding sequence ATGGCTATGGTCCAAGCGCGCAAGAGACGCCCGGAGCAATGGCTGCTGCGGCTCACCGGTCAGGTGGCGCTGAACGTCGGTCTTTACGCAGCCGCGGCCCTCTGCCTCTTCCCTTTCCTGTGGATGATCTCGACGGCGTTGAAGCCGGAGGACAACGCGCTCACCAACAACTTCTTCGTCGGCTACACGCTGACGTGGAGCAACTTCGCGACCGCCTGGGACTTTTTCCCGTTCGGGCGCTTCATGCTCAACAGCGCGATCATGTCCATCGGCGGGGTGATCGTCGTGATCGTCGTCTCCACCACCGGTGGCTACGCCTTTGCACGGCTGGCGTTCCCGGGACGGGACAGGATATTCCTGGCCTATATCGCCACGCTGCTGGTGCCCGCCACCGTGACGGTGATCCCGCTCTTCCTGATCTCCCGCTACCTCAATATCTACGACAGCTACCTTGGCCTGATCCTGCCCATCTCGTTCAGCGCCTTCGGCACCTTCCTGCTCCGGCAGTTCTTCCGCACTCTGCCGGAAGAGCTCAGCGACTCGGCAAAGATCGACGGTGCCGGCGAGTTCCGAATCTTCCTCACCATCATGATGCCGCTCGTCAGGCCGGCGGTGGCTGTGCTCGCGGTGTTCACCTTCATCTCCGACTGGGGCAACTTCCTCTGGCCGCTGATCGTCACGCAGAGCCAGAATATGTCAACGCTCGAGCTCGGGCTCAGCACGTTCCAGGGTGAATTCGGAAACTACTGGAGTTACATGATGGCGGCATCGACGATTGCGATCCTGCCGACCGTCATCCTCGTGATCCTGCTCCAGAAGTACCTCGTGAAGGGGTTGGCCTTCACCTCGTTCGGGGGTCGCTGA
- a CDS encoding amphi-Trp domain-containing protein yields the protein MPDVEIKRKVRLSRAEAGRRLIALGKALTEGSKSEMDFDGDSIQYVVADHLEWEFELEVDGNETELEIEMKWTDAPAVKSPTKSPSKKSPRKASPKKAGRAKTTKGRARS from the coding sequence ATGCCCGACGTGGAGATCAAGAGGAAGGTCCGGTTGTCGAGAGCGGAAGCCGGCCGGCGTCTCATCGCGCTGGGCAAGGCACTCACTGAAGGGTCGAAGTCCGAGATGGACTTCGACGGGGACTCGATCCAGTACGTCGTCGCCGACCACCTCGAGTGGGAGTTCGAGCTGGAGGTGGACGGCAACGAGACGGAGCTCGAGATCGAGATGAAGTGGACGGATGCCCCGGCCGTCAAATCACCCACCAAGTCTCCGAGCAAGAAGTCGCCCCGCAAGGCATCTCCCAAGAAGGCCGGACGGGCGAAGACGACCAAGGGCCGCGCCCGGAGCTGA
- a CDS encoding superinfection immunity protein, which translates to MTSEGTNTRWTGDHWEGWNGEQWVRWTGTDWVTPEAAPEPAPQPQPQPAPQASYPSAPQPQQQASYQPQMYGPGYLTDRSDKSVQAVFAWVFTVLTLLYFLPWAIAATRGKSNSGLLGLLTLLLGWTFIGWIVLLVMACQPHQIIARSGPIVTYPGNYGSGSEPTARY; encoded by the coding sequence ATGACCTCGGAAGGCACGAACACCCGGTGGACCGGTGATCACTGGGAGGGCTGGAACGGCGAGCAGTGGGTGCGCTGGACCGGCACCGACTGGGTCACGCCCGAGGCCGCGCCCGAGCCCGCTCCCCAGCCCCAGCCGCAGCCGGCTCCGCAGGCGTCGTACCCGTCGGCTCCGCAGCCCCAGCAGCAGGCGTCGTACCAGCCGCAGATGTACGGGCCCGGCTATCTCACCGACCGGTCCGACAAGTCGGTGCAAGCCGTCTTCGCCTGGGTCTTCACCGTCCTCACGTTGCTCTATTTCCTGCCGTGGGCGATCGCGGCGACCCGCGGAAAGTCCAACTCCGGGCTACTCGGTCTGCTGACCCTGCTCCTCGGCTGGACCTTCATCGGGTGGATCGTGCTGCTCGTGATGGCCTGCCAGCCGCACCAAATCATCGCGCGGTCCGGACCGATCGTGACCTACCCCGGAAACTACGGCTCCGGAAGCGAACCGACCGCTCGGTACTGA
- a CDS encoding STAS domain-containing protein translates to MNPTEVSRDPDRGPVDSVHLRLSTYRHRGEARLDVAGELDVASAPTLAATICRISRKPHQTVLVDLGALTFCDCAGLGVLLEQHLQLREVGSTLVLLNPSPAVRRLLALTGVDQHLDIRGPHPAGPRSSGPRKGPNDRTRLSQGPSS, encoded by the coding sequence ATGAACCCCACCGAAGTCTCCCGTGACCCGGATCGTGGACCCGTCGATTCGGTCCATCTGCGGTTGTCGACCTATCGCCACCGTGGTGAGGCACGTCTCGACGTCGCCGGCGAGCTGGACGTAGCCAGCGCCCCGACGCTCGCAGCGACGATCTGCCGGATATCACGGAAGCCGCACCAAACCGTCCTGGTCGATCTGGGAGCCCTCACGTTCTGCGACTGCGCCGGGCTCGGTGTACTGCTCGAGCAGCACCTCCAACTCCGCGAGGTCGGCAGCACGCTGGTTCTGCTGAACCCCTCACCCGCGGTCCGGCGACTGCTCGCCCTCACCGGGGTCGACCAGCACCTCGACATTCGCGGTCCCCATCCCGCCGGGCCGAGGTCGTCCGGTCCGCGGAAGGGCCCGAACGACCGCACCCGACTCAGTCAGGGTCCATCCAGCTAA
- a CDS encoding ABC transporter permease, with protein MASHALSGHPPWRQLLVAAVVLPVVVVAAVLAFAWPVARIAPRDLPVGIVGTSPASQQVVEGLDRAQRGGFDFRLYPDDAAARSAIADRDVYGAFVATGGSFTVLEASAAGPAVAQLLTAVGQKLAVQVGAHAAASGKGHGAAPLKTVDVVATSSADPRGLVLSSALLPLTICSILLAVAVALVIGFRPAWRQALALAVVTGVAGLGAYLIAQPFLGALPHQHVATWGALVLTLLAISTTTAGLIALAGVGGLALCAALMVFVGNPFSGVTSAPELLPDAVHHIGQWLPPGAGANLLRSTAYFNGNGAAGHLTILVLWTAFGLGAIVIGHHTSIGFARAR; from the coding sequence GTGGCGAGCCACGCGCTCAGTGGTCATCCGCCGTGGCGGCAGTTGCTCGTCGCGGCCGTGGTCCTGCCGGTCGTGGTGGTGGCTGCGGTCCTTGCATTCGCGTGGCCAGTGGCGCGTATCGCGCCGCGTGATCTTCCGGTCGGGATCGTGGGGACGAGCCCGGCCAGTCAACAGGTCGTCGAGGGGCTGGACCGGGCCCAGCGGGGCGGGTTCGATTTCCGTCTCTATCCCGACGATGCTGCCGCCCGGTCGGCGATCGCGGACCGGGACGTCTATGGCGCCTTCGTCGCGACAGGGGGCAGCTTCACGGTGCTCGAGGCGAGTGCGGCGGGCCCAGCGGTGGCCCAGTTGCTGACCGCGGTGGGCCAGAAGCTCGCTGTTCAGGTCGGGGCCCACGCGGCTGCATCGGGCAAAGGCCATGGTGCTGCGCCGCTGAAGACGGTGGACGTGGTGGCCACGTCGTCCGCCGATCCCCGGGGCCTGGTGCTGAGCTCGGCGCTACTGCCGTTGACGATCTGCAGCATTCTGCTGGCCGTCGCTGTCGCCCTGGTGATCGGCTTCCGGCCGGCCTGGCGGCAAGCGCTCGCACTCGCCGTGGTCACGGGCGTCGCCGGCCTCGGTGCGTACCTCATCGCACAGCCGTTCCTGGGGGCCTTGCCCCATCAGCACGTGGCGACGTGGGGAGCCCTCGTGCTGACCCTGCTCGCGATCAGCACGACGACTGCCGGGCTGATCGCACTAGCCGGCGTCGGCGGCCTGGCGCTGTGTGCCGCACTCATGGTCTTCGTCGGCAATCCGTTCTCCGGTGTCACATCCGCCCCCGAGCTGCTACCTGACGCGGTGCACCACATCGGACAGTGGCTGCCGCCGGGCGCCGGCGCGAACCTGCTGCGCAGTACGGCCTACTTCAACGGCAACGGCGCAGCCGGGCACCTCACCATCCTGGTGCTGTGGACGGCATTCGGACTCGGCGCCATCGTGATCGGTCACCACACCTCGATTGGCTTCGCCAGGGCTCGCTGA